A window of Calliopsis andreniformis isolate RMS-2024a chromosome 3, iyCalAndr_principal, whole genome shotgun sequence contains these coding sequences:
- the Iru gene encoding E3 ubiquitin-protein ligase Iruka isoform X2, protein MAEAVVDGTPMSRFFCHKCSVEIERLLPDYTCPRCASGFIEELESGCNDSSSSMDISSEDLSDIDDIPSHSSPPPYNIDRHIIQMLGPLHRGQMSSISSRNNVSIGRLRPNLSRNDLDIPRPSRIRERQETVPISVENFIHDFILNLSGAGLGHPVTQDGQPVLFLGNPGDYVWGQDGLDAIVTQLLNQLDGTGPPPLPRKQIDEIPTTNVTQSQVDSKLQCSVCWEDFKLSEPVRQLPCQHLYHAPCIIPWLELHGTCPICRQSLGDQNSAEANQDTVGPSLAALFRAANESSNTRTSSASSSGGSNNSSNNTTSEI, encoded by the exons ATGGCGGAAGCCGTTGTAGACGGGACTCCGATGTCCCGATTTTTTTGTCATAAATGCAGTGTCGAAATTGAACGTTTACTACCC GATTATACGTGTCCAAGATGCGCGAGCGGTTTTATAGAAGAATTAGAAAGTGGTTGTAACGATAGTAGCTCAAGCATGGATATTAGTAGTGAAGATTTAAGTGACATCGATGATATTCCATCTCACAGT TCTCCACCACCTTACAACATCGACCGTCATATAATACAAATGTTGGGACCCTTGCATCGAGGTCAAATGTCAAGCATTTCTAGTAGAAATAATGTGTCTATTGGTAGATTACGACCTAATTTGTCTCGAAATGACCTAGACATACCTCGTCCTAGCAG GATTCGTGAGAGGCAAGAAACAGTACCTATATCCGTTGAGAACTTCATACACGATTTCATACTTAATCTGTCAGGGGCGGGCCTTGGTCATCCTGTAACGCAAGATGGGCAACCTGT aCTGTTCTTGGGAAATCCCGGAGATTATGTTTGGGGTCAGGATGGTTTGGACGCAATCGTAACACAGTTATTAAACCAGTTGGATGGAACCGGACCACCTCCCTTGCCAAGGAAACAAATCGATGAAATACCAACTACAAATGTGACTCAAAGTCAAGTTG ATAGTAAACTGCAATGTTCAGTTTGTTGGGAGGACTTCAAACTCTCGGAACCGGTTAGACAACTTCCTTGTCAACACCTATATCATGCGCCATGTATCATACCATGGTTAGAATTG cacGGGACTTGCCCTATTTGTAGACAAAGTTTGGGAGATCAGAATTCTGCGGAAGCGAATCAAGATACCGTTGGACCTAGTTTAGCAGCCCTATTCAG
- the Iru gene encoding E3 ubiquitin-protein ligase Iruka isoform X1, whose protein sequence is MAEAVVDGTPMSRFFCHKCSVEIERLLPDYTCPRCASGFIEELESGCNDSSSSMDISSEDLSDIDDIPSHSSPPPYNIDRHIIQMLGPLHRGQMSSISSRNNVSIGRLRPNLSRNDLDIPRPSRIRERQETVPISVENFIHDFILNLSGAGLGHPVTQDGQPVLNIRLFLGNPGDYVWGQDGLDAIVTQLLNQLDGTGPPPLPRKQIDEIPTTNVTQSQVDSKLQCSVCWEDFKLSEPVRQLPCQHLYHAPCIIPWLELHGTCPICRQSLGDQNSAEANQDTVGPSLAALFRAANESSNTRTSSASSSGGSNNSSNNTTSEI, encoded by the exons ATGGCGGAAGCCGTTGTAGACGGGACTCCGATGTCCCGATTTTTTTGTCATAAATGCAGTGTCGAAATTGAACGTTTACTACCC GATTATACGTGTCCAAGATGCGCGAGCGGTTTTATAGAAGAATTAGAAAGTGGTTGTAACGATAGTAGCTCAAGCATGGATATTAGTAGTGAAGATTTAAGTGACATCGATGATATTCCATCTCACAGT TCTCCACCACCTTACAACATCGACCGTCATATAATACAAATGTTGGGACCCTTGCATCGAGGTCAAATGTCAAGCATTTCTAGTAGAAATAATGTGTCTATTGGTAGATTACGACCTAATTTGTCTCGAAATGACCTAGACATACCTCGTCCTAGCAG GATTCGTGAGAGGCAAGAAACAGTACCTATATCCGTTGAGAACTTCATACACGATTTCATACTTAATCTGTCAGGGGCGGGCCTTGGTCATCCTGTAACGCAAGATGGGCAACCTGT attgaatattagaCTGTTCTTGGGAAATCCCGGAGATTATGTTTGGGGTCAGGATGGTTTGGACGCAATCGTAACACAGTTATTAAACCAGTTGGATGGAACCGGACCACCTCCCTTGCCAAGGAAACAAATCGATGAAATACCAACTACAAATGTGACTCAAAGTCAAGTTG ATAGTAAACTGCAATGTTCAGTTTGTTGGGAGGACTTCAAACTCTCGGAACCGGTTAGACAACTTCCTTGTCAACACCTATATCATGCGCCATGTATCATACCATGGTTAGAATTG cacGGGACTTGCCCTATTTGTAGACAAAGTTTGGGAGATCAGAATTCTGCGGAAGCGAATCAAGATACCGTTGGACCTAGTTTAGCAGCCCTATTCAG